The following are from one region of the Orenia metallireducens genome:
- a CDS encoding iron-containing alcohol dehydrogenase family protein produces the protein MFDFEYYSPTKIAFGPGKLGEIGQLIGEYGNKGLVVTGPTIEKVGILAMLEEYLDEAEIDYDVFAEVKEEPSVELVERGDEFAEDNDSEFIIALGGGSSIDTAKAIAVARTHPAKIRDYLVGGKIGTDGITSDVLPIVTIPTTGTGSEVTSAAVIGDEEEEKGVLFSPYIFPQVAIVDPELTFTLPKEVTVYTAIDALCQAIEAYLSPEGNIISDLLSLESIKLIRDAIYDAVNDEGNLQARTKLSLGATLSGIVISQAGVGAAHALSMVLGGRYGIPHGLGIALVLPHVVEYNASDFQEGYLDIAEAFGIKVNELTEEETITALVEDLKDLNQKLGVKAKLRDFGVEEELLLELGQAACEYGDMRNNPKEPTAEEMKEILEKIF, from the coding sequence ATGTTTGATTTTGAATATTATTCACCTACTAAAATAGCTTTTGGTCCTGGTAAGCTAGGAGAGATAGGGCAATTAATTGGTGAATATGGGAATAAGGGATTGGTAGTAACAGGTCCCACTATAGAGAAAGTTGGTATATTGGCAATGTTGGAGGAATATTTAGATGAAGCAGAGATAGATTATGATGTCTTTGCTGAAGTAAAGGAAGAGCCTTCAGTGGAATTAGTAGAAAGAGGGGATGAATTTGCTGAAGATAATGATAGTGAATTTATAATTGCACTGGGAGGGGGCAGTAGTATAGATACTGCTAAAGCAATTGCTGTAGCAAGAACTCATCCTGCTAAGATAAGAGATTATTTGGTCGGTGGGAAGATAGGAACTGATGGTATTACTTCTGATGTGCTTCCGATAGTTACTATTCCCACAACTGGAACAGGAAGTGAAGTGACTTCAGCTGCAGTTATTGGTGATGAAGAAGAGGAGAAGGGGGTATTGTTCTCTCCCTATATCTTTCCTCAAGTGGCAATAGTAGACCCTGAATTGACCTTTACCTTACCTAAAGAGGTTACAGTCTATACTGCTATAGATGCCTTATGCCAAGCCATAGAGGCTTATCTATCTCCAGAAGGAAATATTATTTCGGATTTGTTATCTTTAGAGTCTATCAAATTGATTAGAGATGCTATCTATGATGCTGTCAATGATGAGGGTAACCTTCAGGCAAGAACAAAGCTTTCTTTAGGGGCTACCTTAAGTGGGATTGTTATATCCCAGGCAGGAGTAGGTGCAGCTCATGCCTTATCGATGGTCTTAGGAGGAAGATATGGGATACCCCATGGATTAGGAATTGCTCTGGTACTACCTCATGTTGTTGAGTATAATGCTAGTGATTTTCAAGAGGGATATTTAGATATAGCAGAAGCCTTTGGGATAAAGGTAAATGAGCTGACTGAGGAAGAGACAATAACTGCTTTAGTAGAAGATTTAAAAGATTTAAATCAGAAGTTAGGAGTAAAAGCCAAACTAAGAGATTTTGGAGTAGAAGAAGAGCTTTTATTAGAGCTGGGACAAGCAGCTTGTGAATATGGCGATATGAGAAATAATCCTAAAGAGCCAACAGCAGAGGAGATGAAAGAGATTTTAGAGAAGATATTTTAA
- a CDS encoding class I SAM-dependent methyltransferase yields the protein MVHKFDPKNKHKLDNPQRREVMPPKETLERLMLLEGDKVADIGCGIGYFTIPASKIVGKNGRIYAIDTSKEMLAYLNEEIQDNKIENIELIEAGEYDAKLKDNSLDFILISYVIHEIEDKDKFLENYLHKLKSRGKLAIIEWKKVESESGPPFEHRVGLEELSKLLTAHNIGIIKEIELSDNHYGIIAKKV from the coding sequence ATGGTACACAAGTTTGATCCCAAAAATAAGCATAAGTTAGATAATCCTCAGAGAAGAGAGGTGATGCCACCTAAAGAAACATTGGAGAGATTGATGTTGTTAGAGGGTGATAAAGTAGCTGATATTGGCTGTGGAATAGGTTATTTTACTATTCCAGCTAGTAAGATAGTAGGCAAAAATGGAAGGATTTATGCTATTGATACTTCTAAGGAGATGTTAGCTTACTTAAATGAGGAGATTCAAGATAATAAAATTGAGAATATAGAGTTAATCGAAGCTGGGGAGTATGATGCCAAATTAAAAGATAATAGCCTTGACTTTATTTTAATCTCCTATGTAATTCATGAGATAGAGGATAAAGATAAGTTTTTAGAGAACTATTTACATAAGCTTAAGAGTAGAGGAAAATTAGCAATTATTGAATGGAAGAAGGTTGAAAGTGAAAGTGGACCACCCTTTGAGCATCGTGTAGGTTTAGAAGAGTTATCTAAATTATTAACTGCACATAATATAGGGATTATCAAAGAGATAGAATTAAGTGATAATCATTATGGTATAATTGCTAAGAAGGTATAA